The Zingiber officinale cultivar Zhangliang chromosome 2A, Zo_v1.1, whole genome shotgun sequence genomic sequence tttctcgttccaaacctataacccccatgtaccctctcatattcctcattttttactccgacatgctcatttaaatcacctcctattaaaaacattttatttggtagaatgttttgtaatatttcatctaagttgtCCCAAAATCTTAATTTGGTAGTTTCATCTAATTTTACTTGTAgtgcatatacactaattatattcatagtttctttcaccaAAAGAAGTAAATAAATATTTCAATAATATTTGAAATAATGAATTTTATGTAACTTAATTGAGTTTGACTATTATCTGAATATTGGAAAAAAGAGGAACAAAATATCAAGGTAACTGCATGATATGATCATTTAACTTATTCACAAATTCCAGCAAATTTCAATGTCTGTAGTAAACTATAATATAAAGTACATACAGCATCCAAGGTCTCCCCATCCACGGCTAATGATCCCCCTTTGTCCCGcatattttagtgcttctaaaatGATAGTCGTTGTCTTCCTTGCATCTTCAAGAGGCTAGCAGAAAAATATAAAGCATAAATATTTCATCGAATACAACTTAAATCAAGACATCAAACTAGAATGATGAATAAGATATATCATccttgcagaaaataaatatgaaGATTTCATGATGTTGCAGTATGATAACTAGATACCAGAGAacaagaaaaatattttgaaatgggAATTAAATTTATTCACTGTCAGAAACCAAGAATGAGCGAAACCAAGAATGAGCCTTCCTACATATATGCTTGAGTTTCATTTTAACATAGACGAGTCATTAGTATGAAAAATATGAAAGAACATGTAAATAAGTGAGTTTTGTTATAGCCCTAAGCTGAAGATGTAATTTGATTTTTAGCACTTCTATGTTGATGTTAAAAAGCagcacctaggtagatttgaaagAGGCCGCATAATGTTTTCAAAACAAAAAGAGGGGAAAAAATGGTTACCCTATTTTGTTGAACACTTGTTTTACAAGAGATTCAGTTTTGATCTCTATTACTTGGACTCTTCATGAACCACTCTTTACCCATGATAGATAAACACGACACTCCGAGTAAAAAACATTCTGTTGATCACGTGTAAAATTCTTTGAAAGAGTTGAGACTTAGATTTGCATTCATGTTGAATACAAGTATTCGAGTAGCATTGCTCTAGATAGTGATGATGTGCGTGCTACTTATATATACATATCTACTTTTAGATTGTTAAACAGTATTGATTGTtacattttatgtaattttttgtaTGATTGCCATATATCTTTTTCTATGTGGAAGCATGAATTGGGTATATCAATCAATATACTTATTGTAAGCCTTTTATGCATTGTTAATACCACGCATGCACTTTGCAATAACATTTGTATATACTTTTTAAAACCTTGGTATTAACTTAGCATCAACAGAATgaagaaaattaataaaataattacttAACACAGGCCCATGTTTACACAGTATtatatttttcagaaatttaaTTGCTAAGTGAGGAACACGTCAGGCTCATACTTACAGTGTAACAAATTCTGGATCACAAGCAATTGCAAGCACGGTTAGTTTCAATTGTCCATCACACTTTTACTGTTATAACCACCGTGCTAAATTTCAGATCACAGGAATGGGAAAATGTCTACGAAGTAATATGCTTGTTTTCTTACGATTTCCCATCGTGTAATAGTATCATAAAAACAATATATGCTTAGGCCTTTAAACTCCATGTTACTCGAACTGTATAATCCTAACTAAAGTGATTACCCTTGTCATAAATGTTGTAATAAGAAAGTCCTAGTGTACACAGATAAAaaaaagaatagaaaagaaaCAAGTGAAATAGTCCAACAGACATACTACATGAGATAAAGAGGACTACCACACTGCCAAAACCAATGTATATGGGCTTTGGACCCTGTTGAAGCCATTGTTGAAAATCCTTTTTTGGTTGATACTTAATTCCATTGTTCAAGAAACAGAAACCAACAACATCAACTAATGCACCCCAATCTGACAAAGGTGGAAAATGGTTATGTATTTGGTTCATGTTCTATTAGCAAATATACAGAGACAATTCACCTTTAAACAATTCATAAGAATGGAAATTTTAGCAGGAGATAACTAAAACAAAAAAGGAAGAATAGCTTCATAGATTCAATCACAAGGATAAGATCCAATTTGTCACAATCAGCCATTAGCAATCAAGTGGAAGAATAGCATTGCCCTTATTATCAAAGTTGGCCAATTTGATTCTGAGATAAATTAATCTAACATTAGCAATGGGTAGAAACaatcaaaaatccaaaaactAAGTTAGTTAAAGTCATGCATTTCTGACTAAGCAGCTCTGAATCCTATACATTAGAGACAAGAGAAGAGAGTTATCTTATGATTGCCTACAAAGTAGACCTCAACTAAACAATGAAACAAATCAATTTGTACATCCTTAAGCAAGAGACAATTTTTCACTGAACTAATAAACATCTTTTGTCGAGATGTACATAACAATAATTTGTTGATAGCTGAGAGCATACTTTTATGGTCACTGCAAGGAACATGGATCATAAATGAGAGTAGCCTATCTACATCAGTAAACCCAACAATTTAGCTAAACGATAGGAGATATTGAAGATAAATTCTTGTTCCAAAAGAATTAAGATCATAGATCCTGACAGAACATTAGTAGTTGCACTTAGGATGCATACTTTTAATTTCAGTAATACATAGATATTCATGCAGATGGTAATGATGTCAAGATAGTTCTAGTCACTATAGCATAAACCCTGAAATAGAATAAGTAATTAAAATTTGAGTAAATACTCTAATTACCAGACAACACCAACTTACCACTTGGCTTAGGTACAAGGTGGGGACTCCACATGTATCCTGTTGGCAAATGTGATATAGAGCCATGATATGTACTGAAGTAAGCAATCGGAGGCAACTTCAACTTCCTTTTTCTGAAGTCATTAATAAATCCCCTTATACCCCACCAGACTATTACGTCCAGAATATGATAAGATAGCTGAATAAACAAGATACAATTTATTAACAAAGCCAAAACACAAATTGGACAGTAACAAAAAAAACTTACTCTGTATGCTGCACTCTGAGGCACACGAGCAAATGGATGTGGGAATTCATTAGTTGGCCTGCCTAAAAATAGAAAGGTAAGTGCATCCCTTTCCAAAATCAAGTCACAAAATTATGCTCTATCAGACAGAAGCATGAACTATTGAAGGATGCAACCTAGGAACCTAGACAAACACAATGCCTCCTATTTGTACTGCTAGGACTGTAAAGTTTAACTTTCAGGAAGGTGTCCTGATGTGTGTTTTTAGCACTGCACTTCtccaataacttcacttgcacaTGAAAATTATGGAAATCCCCCATCAATAGTGCATCATATTTCATGAAACTGCACAACAAAAATTACTATATATTTTGCTTCCTCCATATAACTTAACAATAAATAGAATGCTTGGAATCAAAGAACAAATTCAGCCATGATAGAGAATCGTCTATCTTAGTTGGTATCTTTTGATAGCAAACTACCTAGTAGTCAAGTGGTCTAATTACACCATGCATTTACTATATACAAGTTCTAGCAAATTGCCACGGGAAGGAATACATGTACTGCATCAGTCACTAGATATAAATATGACGCCTCATAAAGAACATTTTAAAACAGCATGGGAAAATCAATCAAAGCTTATGGAAGCATACAGCACTACATGTGAAAACAGCAATAAGTTGGAAACAACTTTGGAGGAAGCTTACGTCCATGGCATTGTGAAGAAGATGTGGAGAGGTACACCAAGGGCTTCAGCAACATGCAAATGTCCTGTAGGAATGAATTTTATcaaaagagacaaaaaaaaattgtGCAGTTTTTTTCTATTGAGATCTATATAAATCAACAAATTCTAATATTATGCACCATAGAGTTAAAAACGTATAACCTCACTTTAACCATAATGTATGACAGAGACTATAACACTACCGTTGTCTATGTTCAAGGGCAGTGCAACTATATAAAGCATAAGTTTAGAATCAACCAAGAGAACTCTCTTATTCAAGTGTCACAAACAAGCATGTCAAAAGAAACTTAAGGCAGAAAACAGAGGGAGTTTTCTCATAGATGTTTGATGTCAGTTAGAGTAAGTGCATAAAATTCAGAAAATAGATCTTCAAAATCAATTTATATTCATTTATAGAAAGTTTCGAATAATTGAATAACTAGCTTTGCTTGAGGCTAAGAATGCAAGATCTAAGGTTTGAATCCTACAGAAGATGAGAATATTGATGATCTTCAATGAAGAGGAGACAGATTTCTTCCGTGTTTAAAATTGCTTATTTTATTCGTATTTTACAACCCAGCGTGAGAGCGTACAAATACACACATCCATAAATATAGCTTTTGTGTTATCTCCCCACTCTTAACTAATTCAACACATCCAATATATAGTAGATAAATAATATCAGAACAATTAAGATTATATGATAAATTCAAATGGCTCATCCCTTGTCTCCTAACTAAGTCAATTAACTATTTCATACTTGGTCATTCTAAAAAATGCAATAGACTTCTGCATGCATGCCGCAAGGTCTACAATCTCATTTTGGCACCAGGATTGGGTTGGACAGAAAGAGATGGTGTGAGTAGCTCTGAACAAGAGGGGGAGGAAAACAAAGAGAAGAGGATAAGAGAAATCATAAGAGAAGAAAGGAAATAGAAGAGACATACTTGTTCCTAACCAAAACAAATTATGATTTATGATTCATTATGAGTAACATAGAAGACTGCCTTCAAACATGACAGAGTTCTGTAATGCTTTTACTGAGTCATCTGGATGCTAACCATCTAAGATAACCCACTTTCTAGTGTTACTAAATTATTAATCAAAGTTCAAGCTCAGCATGTAGACTAATAATCAATGTACATATCTTACCATAAGCAGGAGGATTTGCAATAATTGCTTGTGCTCTAAAAGGCATCCCAGTAACCAAATCAGGTTCTGTGCATGCTGGGAGTAGAGAATCAATTATCTCCTTCAGTTGTTtcctttgaacattaatttctccaGGTCCTGATAATATAAAACCCTTGTTTCGTGCCATATCTGTATTCGTAAAcattctaaaatatcaatttgacagaTCTGTAACTTATTATCCTTTGCAAGTAGGCAATGGAATATTAAACCAAGTCCTGTACAGATTGCAATGCTCAGTAATGCAAATCGTGTGTGGCTAAAGTATCAAGTTGTGTCCAATGTTTAAACTTATGTTAAATACTTGATATTTAGGGTCTGGATACTTAGATGGAAGATACAAGGGAGATGAGGACAAGTAATAAAAAAAACCCGACAAATGATAGAGTTCCCCATGATATTTTGTGATGCTTTCCCTTTTTTCCTTTATATCTTCCTTTCAAGTAATTGGGCCCTTAATGTTGAAATAAATTAGGCCAGATGGAAAGAATCTATAAGCCTATACAAGATAAAGCATACAACCTGTAGAAAACATGTTAGATGTATTTTAGAATTATAGTAATTGTAATAGGTAATGTATAGTAAGAAACTAGACTAAGACTGGAACATAAGCTTGCTGGTTCGCTTGTATGTCAAACAGTAAACACTCATTACTCAATTTCTGCTTCActgtttttaatttctttttgttaTAACAGTCATCAAATATCTATGTATGTCTGCATTCGCTATAGATATCACTCTAAAGAACAACTTAATATCATATACAAAGTATATGCAAGGGATTTGATGCATTTTTTAGTTtcttattgagcctatccctatTGCCTGTACTATTTCCTTTGAGAACCTAACAAGTTTTTTTATTGGATAATAGTTCTAACTTGCGAAGTTTGTCTTGCTTAATTTGAGTGTCATTTATATCCCAGAGTCTCTCCTAACAAACCACATAATTATGTGAGCTATGTCATATAGAAGACTGATTTTCTACGCATCAACCACATCCCCAATTTGTGAAGCCCACTACTGTGTAGGGGAGAGTATATGCACCCAATTCCAAAGAGTGAGACCTGTTCAAATATCAACAGATAGAGGCTCATAATCAGTATGGGTATCCATCTGTGATCAGAATGGGTACAATCACTTGAAGCTATGATGAATATTAGAATTCAATAATCATGACAATAActgattatatttttttattcaaatacAGATTTCATTAGTTTGCAAGCAATATttgtaatatataaaatttatttgcaTAGAAAATGCCTACATTTTAATCTTCATTGTAGTGTGATTAGCCAATAAATGCCCACTATATTCTTATGTCCTCTTAGAACTACTTAACCAGTCTGATTGCACGTGGCTTTCCTTGCAAATTTCAGAAAACTTGATCAATTGTGTATCCTGCCAACCATTGAAGATAAATAGCACGTACATAATGATATTTGAGTCCATTGCTATTAAGACTTATTATTATAAGAAGATGTGCTTATATTAAACTGTAGTCACCAAAGCATGGAAATTAGAATTTAACAAAAGAAAATCCAAGTGTGAAAAATGATGACTCTTAAGGTGAACAGAAGCCAAAATATGTATATTCTGATTAACTAAATCTTTGATACTTACATCCAGCCATTACTCGTGGATTGCCACCCAAAGGATAAAATTCCAGACCAAATGATCTTACAAAACTACAGAAGTTCACATGAGTTGCCAATCTAACATGATGACCAAACTCCTGGAGAAACAGTCAGGTTTTTGTCAAGGGACTACGAAATAGAAAGGCACAAAATAATCAACATAAAAAAATGTAACTACATAACTTCTCTCCAAATAAAAGAGAGGAATAAAAATTTCTTTGCAAGAGGTTATTTTCAGAAGGTAGCAATGTCCTTTATTTTAAAAGATATCTAAAATCtaaatctctttttgtttttGTACTTAATATTCTAACTATTGTTTTCTTGTTCTTTGAATTAAATTGGTAAATATCAAATTGAAATACTCTGAACACTGAAGATAGTTGGAAATCATAAATTATTAACAACCACTTGCTGAAAACTGCAGCAACCCATATTTTTTGATTTGTATATTCTACTCTGGAACACAACTTCTCCACTAAAAGAAAGATTATACACACTGATTTGTTAGAATGGGAATGCCAGAGTCAATCTTATAAACGATTGAGATAGATAAGGAATCCTAAATTTTGTCAGAGAACCATACAGAGTTTGCAGAAAATGATATATATGAACATGAAGCTCCTAAAAAAAGCAATAGATGCATTTGAATTTTCTAGCTTTCTCATGATATTTCATAACAAACATATACTTTCACAAAGGAATGTTCTAAAACTACATCTAAAGGACAGCTCGatgcacaaagctcccgccaaTGCGGAGTCCCGGGAAGAGTCTATCATACGCAACCTTACCtgctttgcaagaggttgtttctgaATGTTCTAAAGCCACATCTATATTCAAGAAAAGTATACTATAAATTGGCAACATTAACCTTCAAAAGGTTccttttgtgtttacttgcctgaAGCTTCTTTGCAAAAGCTATAAAAGGTTGCACATCTCCTCTTGTTCCAACTACAAGCATTGCTATCATTAGTCTCGGAATTGATTTTCTGATCTGAGAAGCATTCCCTTCGACATCTTCTGGTGCAGAATCAAAACCATCAAACTCCAGAAGTTCTGATGCTACAGGAGCAGTTCGGGTAACATCTACCTCCACTGTACCATCATTCTGGATCCTTATTAGATCTTCAATTATCTTTTGCTGAAAAGAGTGGAACAAAGAATTAGATAGGAAACCAAACAGAAATAAAGGCATCAAAACAAAAGTGTAGAACATAGAATTTTTGCAGGTTGTTAAACCCAAGGCatttgaaagaataagaaaccagAACCAATCAGAAGATGGACAGAGGTACTGATAATGGAGTATGATTTAAAACAACAATTAACTCTAATACTGTCCCTGTGCAACTAGTCAGTAAACATAAAGCACGCCAAGCACTCCAACAAAAGCATGTGAGAATTTTGGTAGCTGTAAAAAATGATCAAACAATTattattgaaatgaatagatACATCATTTGGTAGATATCTACCTTTTCTCTCTCTGACAGCCTGTCCAATTTCAAGTCATACTTCGGAATCTCTTTTCTTTGTAGTTTTGACCTAGGCAAAGTAAGCTCGGGCCCTTTAAACAACAAACTGCAGCTATTAGACCTCAATTGTTCAGCACCACAATACTCCAACCCTGAAAATTCAACAATTACAAAAGATAAGCTTCCAACAACGTTCTAAATGTAAGAAAAGCACATGAATAGGTATCAACATTTAAAGTAGGATCTGGATTGGGCTAGGATCTTAAGATCCGATCCAATTCTATATATGTTTATCATTCCTACATAGGATCTCAATTGCACATTTTACTGATTGACATGTACCATAATAAATAATTTTCTGTTGTGTCATATTATTTGAGAAAGTTTACAATTGTATAAGATTCCTTTTACTCCTAAGTAGAAGAATCTTTTCAACTATTGCATTATCATTCAGATTCTATGTTTTAATCATATGATCTGAATCTATGAACCTCCATTCCTAGGTAGGATATCAATCCTGACGACCTTGTTGTTCAAGATGGCCTCTATGACACCGACAAGAAAAATGTAAATACCTTTTAAAGCTTGAAGATATTTTTGTGAATGTATGTACTTACACAGACGATTAGAGAATATGTGCAAGGGGCATGTTGACAATACGTAGGGCCTGTTTACTCGGGCATAAAATAGAGAGGAGCGTAAGGAACGGATCGAAACTGGTGGATGAAGGTTTTCTTTACATACATAAAgatagaagagaaaaaaaaaaaaatggagtaCTGTTCAAGTCCTACTTTTGTTTCGCCCAAGAGGAGGGAAAAGGTTCCCAAATTTGGTTCACACACAACGTTTGCAGACTTCAAGTAGCTACTTCCACAATCCACACACAGTATCACGAACAAGGATGGGAAAGGCAATCCGAAAAATACCAGACAGAAAACTAACCTAGCTGAGACGATGTCCAAGAGCGAGTGACCCATAAGTCGGAGGCATAAAGGTCCGAAGATTTGCCTGAAGAATCGCTAGCTCCATCGTCTACATCGGAAGAAGTACCAGTCCCTTCCCCGCAGTCCCCCTCGCCGCAAACTTCGCCGCCAGCAATTGGCGCAGCAAGCGTCGCCGGATGCTCACTATCAATCACTTCTCTATCTTCCAACCCCAAAGCCACTGCCCCATTCCCCATTTCTTGACCGCGATAAAGCCAGAAGATTCAGACTTCCGAAACGCACCGGATTCACAGCGAACCCCGGCAGATCTGAGACCGCCGAGGCTTCACGAAGCCTGGAAGAGGATCTCCAAAATACAATAGAGGTCAAGCGAAAGACCACTGGGTTGGGATCAGGTATATAAAACACGCTGATCTGCGGTTTGACTGGCAGTTTGCGTGGCAGCATattgtgaataatttttttttaattaagaaaaataataatatttccaTTAAAAAATAGATACTAGTTTATAATGATGGTTCAAATTTCTCTTAAAATATATCATATATTTGTGGTATTCAAACTACTCTTGATATTCAACCGTCCGTCATAATTTATTTGCGTTTCTTAAATTTATTTAGGTTATTAATGAAAAAATTTTACCAGatcaattatatttaaaattaagtaaTTCAATAAGTTGAAAACCTAAATAAACAAcaaccccaaaaaaaaaaaaatgtatgatAAATTTTTGGATGTGCATTTCAGAGTCAACCCTCTTATTTTTAAAATGCCAAAATGATGCGGTTTTGTTATCTTGATTCAAAAGGCACTTGGCAAGGAGGATGCGGTGGAACGAGAGGCACAGGCTTTTTTTTGAGTTTTTAAATGGGATAATCATTCAATACATTTGAAAATAAGACATTATGGGGATGACTGAGGTGTATGTTTAAATATGATCTAGCATAAAGAAAGCTATCCCTCATTACAGTGTTGCAAAATAAGAACAAAGTGAAAACTTCTAGGACAAAAATCAAAAGTTAAAAGATTGCCCTTAATTTTTGAAATCATCGCAAAGTATacctttttaatttttatcaaaaagAACCTCTCATACTATTCATGTATTAAATGTCACAGCTATCTTCAAATTCTTATCACATGTATTAAATTTTTCACTACTCTTCATAATTTGTAGCAACtacaattttataattattataacataAATGTTgaaatttataattattacaaCGTGAATAATAGATGAAGAGGATTAACTCTATATTACAACAGCTATAAAATCATAGCTATTAcaataaaaatacttttaaacaaattaaatatatattatagcaagtataaaattataattgttataacaagTCTGACTAGTTCAGGATTTAATGCATATAGTAAGAGATAATACTAAAAATATATAATGAAAGACAATTGATTACATTACATGAGTTACTAGTGGATAGAGGTgtctttttaataataataataataataataataataataataaaaaagattcCAAAAAAAATAGGACGAACCTGATTGTTGCCCAAACTTCTATGATGTGAAAACTCATTTATATCAACATCT encodes the following:
- the LOC122040739 gene encoding sterol 3-beta-glucosyltransferase UGT80B1-like, with protein sequence MGNGAVALGLEDREVIDSEHPATLAAPIAGGEVCGEGDCGEGTGTSSDVDDGASDSSGKSSDLYASDLWVTRSWTSSQLGLEYCGAEQLRSNSCSLLFKGPELTLPRSKLQRKEIPKYDLKLDRLSEREKQKIIEDLIRIQNDGTVEVDVTRTAPVASELLEFDGFDSAPEDVEGNASQIRKSIPRLMIAMLVVGTRGDVQPFIAFAKKLQEFGHHVRLATHVNFCSFVRSFGLEFYPLGGNPRVMAGYMARNKGFILSGPGEINVQRKQLKEIIDSLLPACTEPDLVTGMPFRAQAIIANPPAYGHLHVAEALGVPLHIFFTMPWTPTNEFPHPFARVPQSAAYRLSYHILDVIVWWGIRGFINDFRKRKLKLPPIAYFSTYHGSISHLPTGYMWSPHLVPKPSDWGALVDVVGFCFLNNGIKYQPKKDFQQWLQQGPKPIYIGFGSVPLEDARKTTTIILEALKYAGQRGIISRGWGDLGCFDEVPTDVYLLGDCPHDWLFPYCAAVVHHGGAGTTASGLRAGCPTAIIPFFGDQFFWGERIHAIGVGPAPIPISELTVERLANAIKFMLKPEVKLRAMELAKQIQNEDGVTAAVNAFHKNLPPEIPITNGTDEEPRNPIQWLVQFLEKYFCLPQ